The following proteins are encoded in a genomic region of Sorangiineae bacterium MSr12523:
- a CDS encoding methyltransferase domain-containing protein, which translates to MANDAREGRPEQPQLTDPYSTGLLSKDYPSELARLRAVEGWADPQSIALLQSLPIRPDFRCLEMGAGAGSIAYWLADRCSHGRVVAADIDPRYLDARRFPNLEIAQTDLITDDFPKGHFDLIHARLTLSHIPQRDDILSRAIGWLKPGGWIVVEDYYVPPVSEMSCEPMRVVMGAAMDAFAAQGTDMLWARKIPERLIRLGVQDLRLLTQPLTIGVGLPSEAVWRLSLEQFFPSFLEKELLTEAEIAAYRALTPLDAIDLLWFGISVAGQRR; encoded by the coding sequence ATGGCGAACGACGCAAGGGAAGGGCGTCCCGAGCAGCCCCAGCTTACGGATCCATATAGCACCGGGCTCCTCAGCAAAGACTACCCGAGTGAGCTTGCGCGCCTGCGGGCGGTGGAAGGATGGGCCGATCCACAGTCCATCGCATTGCTTCAATCTCTTCCCATTCGACCGGATTTCCGCTGCCTCGAAATGGGCGCCGGTGCTGGCTCGATCGCTTATTGGTTGGCTGACCGCTGCAGCCATGGACGCGTGGTCGCCGCCGATATCGATCCGCGTTACCTCGACGCGCGCCGCTTTCCGAATCTCGAGATTGCGCAAACGGACTTGATTACGGACGATTTCCCCAAAGGGCACTTCGATCTGATCCACGCGCGCTTGACGCTGTCCCATATTCCCCAGCGCGACGACATTTTGAGCCGCGCGATCGGGTGGCTCAAACCAGGGGGGTGGATCGTGGTCGAGGACTACTACGTACCCCCCGTGAGTGAAATGTCGTGTGAGCCGATGAGGGTAGTGATGGGCGCAGCCATGGATGCGTTCGCCGCACAGGGGACGGACATGCTATGGGCGCGCAAGATCCCGGAGCGACTAATCCGGCTCGGCGTACAGGACCTCCGACTCCTGACGCAGCCACTGACGATCGGAGTGGGGCTTCCTTCCGAGGCCGTCTGGCGTCTTAGCTTGGAGCAGTTCTTCCCATCGTTCCTCGAGAAGGAGCTCTTGACGGAAGCTGAAATCGCAGCATATCGGGCGTTGACCCCATTGGATGCCATCGATCTGCTCTGGTTTGGGATTTCGGTCGCTGGCCAGCGTCGCTGA
- a CDS encoding HAMP domain-containing histidine kinase produces MRESAPSTAGDGRAPISERQVSRADEPDEPEFNLRLMWPIARYMEDHGGREELEKFARSCGLEAADFEGKNRWISWERFELLLANTRAIVGNDEKFKAACTHRMIETYGPIRFFFWAPTLGLMYRTIELSNRFYTSVGDFKLVARGRNFARIRWTSSRPESRLVCLSRQAHQTKLPTFFGLPEAMVREYSCIARGDSCCEYHYYWYGRQSGIFALVAFAVVALVTMYAAPGLLGKPIGWTLPLLAGALAHMYEMYRSDRADRATREEVSQGLRRIAKEEAEARREMVLLQQRQREWTRMLEEENVERSALLAQIAERVERMQDAREKTLLGFSHDLRNPLTAMQFSADYLRDNPQKLDEEGKLVVQDLTSAISHMRSMLGDLMSVATTQRDLITLAPKSIDVSGFAERLRRRLRALVHGREAVRATVTVASDAPSAIEMDQLLLDRVLDNLLTNAAKYTDRGGITVELSGVPGFLLIQVSDTGRGIKPSELERTFRAGGSDPRTRAKNSYGVGLSVVVQLLARIGGTLEVMSKPGKGTTFWVRFPAKLENETRARAIENDTGDLVKRIVTIRKSDA; encoded by the coding sequence TTGAGGGAATCGGCACCGAGCACCGCGGGCGACGGCCGTGCGCCTATTTCCGAGCGTCAGGTGAGTCGGGCTGATGAACCGGACGAACCCGAGTTCAACCTTCGCCTGATGTGGCCGATTGCTCGATACATGGAGGATCACGGCGGCCGGGAAGAGTTGGAGAAATTTGCTCGGTCGTGTGGCTTGGAAGCGGCCGATTTCGAAGGCAAGAATCGCTGGATCTCTTGGGAGAGATTCGAACTGCTACTGGCCAATACGCGCGCCATCGTGGGAAACGATGAGAAGTTCAAGGCCGCGTGCACCCACCGGATGATCGAAACGTACGGACCGATACGTTTCTTTTTTTGGGCGCCGACGCTGGGCCTCATGTACCGCACCATCGAGCTCTCGAACCGATTCTACACATCGGTCGGAGACTTCAAGCTCGTTGCTCGCGGGCGAAATTTCGCGCGGATCCGGTGGACATCGTCGCGTCCGGAGAGTCGCCTAGTTTGTCTCTCTCGTCAGGCGCACCAAACCAAATTACCGACTTTCTTTGGTCTGCCAGAAGCGATGGTACGTGAGTATTCGTGCATTGCGCGTGGCGACAGTTGTTGTGAGTACCACTACTACTGGTACGGCCGCCAATCGGGCATTTTTGCGTTGGTGGCCTTCGCCGTGGTGGCACTGGTTACGATGTACGCTGCGCCAGGCCTTCTTGGAAAGCCCATCGGGTGGACACTTCCGCTTTTGGCGGGCGCGCTCGCTCACATGTACGAAATGTATCGGAGCGACCGCGCGGACCGTGCAACCCGCGAAGAGGTAAGCCAAGGCTTGCGGCGCATTGCCAAGGAGGAGGCCGAGGCTCGTCGCGAGATGGTTCTCCTGCAGCAACGGCAACGCGAATGGACCCGCATGTTGGAAGAGGAGAATGTCGAGCGGTCCGCTCTTTTGGCCCAGATTGCCGAGCGCGTGGAGCGGATGCAAGACGCACGCGAGAAGACGCTACTTGGCTTTTCGCACGACTTGCGCAATCCGCTTACGGCGATGCAATTCTCTGCTGATTATCTCAGAGATAACCCACAGAAGCTCGACGAAGAGGGAAAGCTCGTCGTTCAAGATCTCACGAGTGCGATCTCGCACATGCGCAGCATGCTGGGAGATCTCATGTCGGTCGCGACGACGCAGCGCGATTTGATCACCCTTGCGCCCAAGAGCATCGACGTCAGCGGTTTCGCCGAACGGTTGCGGCGACGTCTGCGTGCGCTGGTGCATGGTCGCGAAGCCGTACGGGCGACCGTGACGGTCGCGAGCGATGCGCCAAGCGCGATCGAGATGGACCAGTTGCTCCTCGATAGGGTGCTGGATAACCTTCTAACGAATGCTGCGAAATACACGGATCGTGGGGGGATCACCGTCGAATTGAGCGGTGTACCTGGGTTCCTGCTCATTCAGGTGAGCGATACGGGGCGAGGAATCAAGCCGTCCGAGCTAGAGCGGACATTCCGTGCTGGCGGTTCGGATCCGCGGACGCGCGCGAAGAACAGCTATGGCGTCGGGCTTTCCGTGGTCGTCCAGCTTCTCGCGCGGATCGGGGGGACGTTGGAGGTCATGTCCAAGCCCGGAAAAGGTACGACATTCTGGGTCCGCTTCCCGGCCAAGTTGGAAAATGAAACTCGCGCTCGTGCAATTGAGAATGATACAGGCGACCTCGTCAAGCGCATCGTGACGATAAGAAAATCGGATGCCTAG
- a CDS encoding serine/threonine protein kinase — protein MAAVYAASEPQGGRVAIKFMHEHFRDDASMMHLFSREANVANLVGHPRAVPVLDCSVDDDGCAYLIMPLLEGETVRARWERSKSCLPLSEVGVITWDVLDVLATAHARGIVHRDIKPENLFILTTGQVHVLDFGIARRIDRDGSATVTGHMVGTPAFMPPEQALGDRKAIGPSSDCWSMGATVFALLSGELVHVADNAHEHLAAAATRRPRSLADVAPQTPDGIVRFVDRALAFEPSGRWGSAREMRDAWLETIESALGEPATAIAERVRAAWIAELSQETAPTRVKVSTQEVARVPVPAPTWSRYVQPDVEVRAFLPKGFGPMTPTASLILANHGLGQFTDSDWFIPDIRAWWPMEPYIAVFHELVNAVGPIKAIDLGKRLIEYATFPPDFEAKGVHGALALFDIAYHLNHRRGDELLFDVESGHMIDIIGHYHYRGQLDTSHSAVMEAENPYPCELDQGLILGFVRRFHPHAVIEHGPAGCRKDGAESCTYYLTWW, from the coding sequence ATGGCGGCAGTCTACGCGGCAAGCGAGCCACAAGGTGGTCGCGTGGCCATCAAGTTCATGCACGAGCATTTTCGCGACGATGCCAGCATGATGCATCTCTTTAGCCGGGAGGCGAACGTCGCCAATCTCGTGGGGCACCCTCGGGCAGTACCCGTCCTCGACTGCAGTGTCGATGACGATGGTTGCGCTTATTTGATCATGCCGTTGCTCGAGGGCGAAACGGTTCGCGCGCGGTGGGAGCGCTCGAAATCATGTCTTCCACTGTCCGAGGTAGGCGTGATCACGTGGGATGTGCTCGACGTGCTCGCAACTGCCCACGCCCGCGGTATCGTTCACCGGGACATCAAGCCCGAGAACTTGTTCATTCTTACCACTGGGCAAGTTCACGTGCTCGACTTCGGGATTGCTCGGCGCATTGATCGTGACGGGAGTGCAACCGTCACCGGCCACATGGTCGGCACGCCGGCGTTCATGCCGCCGGAGCAAGCACTCGGAGACCGAAAAGCCATCGGCCCGAGCAGCGACTGTTGGTCCATGGGGGCTACGGTCTTCGCGCTGTTGTCCGGAGAGCTCGTGCATGTTGCCGACAATGCACATGAGCACCTTGCCGCAGCTGCAACGCGGCGCCCTCGCTCTCTGGCCGACGTCGCGCCGCAAACGCCTGATGGTATCGTTCGATTCGTCGACAGGGCACTGGCGTTCGAGCCGTCTGGTCGATGGGGGTCGGCACGGGAGATGCGCGATGCGTGGCTGGAGACCATCGAAAGCGCTTTGGGCGAGCCGGCCACCGCGATCGCGGAACGTGTTCGTGCAGCATGGATCGCCGAGCTGTCTCAGGAAACAGCGCCCACTCGCGTGAAGGTGTCGACGCAGGAGGTTGCGCGGGTGCCAGTACCGGCCCCCACATGGAGTCGATACGTCCAACCGGACGTCGAGGTCCGAGCCTTCTTGCCCAAAGGGTTCGGTCCCATGACTCCTACAGCTAGCCTAATCCTCGCTAATCATGGCTTGGGCCAGTTCACCGACTCGGATTGGTTCATTCCGGATATACGCGCATGGTGGCCGATGGAACCTTATATCGCGGTTTTTCACGAGCTCGTGAATGCCGTCGGCCCAATCAAAGCTATCGATCTTGGCAAGCGCCTGATTGAGTACGCTACGTTCCCTCCGGACTTCGAGGCCAAAGGGGTTCACGGAGCTCTCGCGCTTTTCGATATTGCCTATCACCTGAATCATCGTCGCGGTGATGAGTTATTGTTCGATGTCGAATCCGGCCATATGATCGACATCATTGGACATTACCATTATCGGGGGCAGCTCGATACGAGCCATTCCGCCGTCATGGAGGCAGAGAACCCCTATCCGTGTGAATTGGATCAGGGCCTCATTCTGGGATTCGTACGTCGATTCCACCCACACGCCGTTATCGAGCACGGGCCGGCGGGATGTCGTAAAGATGGCGCTGAAAGTTGCACCTACTATCTTACGTGGTGGTGA
- a CDS encoding serine/threonine protein kinase has product MSTSSPRWSNAQRALARIGTVVQNCRIERLIGIGGMSVVYAAVRPDERRVAVKYMLERFRDDPDMLQLFMRESNVANLVGHPGAVPVLDCNMDEEGCAFLIMPLLEGETVRVRWERSSSRLPVEEVLVIISDVLDVLASAHARGIVHRDIKPENLFITGEGELRVLDFGIARRIDRDGSATITGYTIGTPAFMAPEQALGTRVAVGPASDCWAVGASMFSLLSGELVHVAEGPQAQLAAAATRQARSLGDVAPNLPPALIRFVDRALAFEPKDRWSTAAEMREALQAVFEVVLRESVEDVAKRVRTKFAAELSQQTAPTHLSHLRRKVNPRPPSRPWTRFLHPDVEVTAVLPKLFGSITPTASRILAEYGLGQFSETGWFIPDTRAFWPMEPYVLALHALMAAVGPIRAMDIGKQAVSHVTLPPDPMMNNIHAFLASLDIAYHLNHRRNGQRHFDVESGHMVDDIGHYHYRGKLDSEQSAVMECENPYPCDMDLGIILGFARRFEPRAVVEHAPGPCRNEGADSCVYHVSWW; this is encoded by the coding sequence ATGTCGACGTCGTCTCCACGCTGGTCGAATGCGCAACGCGCCTTGGCGCGGATAGGGACGGTCGTCCAGAACTGCCGGATCGAACGATTGATTGGCATTGGAGGTATGTCCGTCGTGTACGCGGCCGTTCGGCCAGACGAGCGTCGCGTCGCAGTCAAGTACATGCTCGAGCGTTTTCGGGACGATCCCGACATGCTTCAGCTCTTCATGCGCGAGTCGAATGTTGCCAACTTGGTAGGGCACCCCGGTGCCGTTCCCGTGCTCGACTGCAACATGGACGAGGAGGGCTGCGCGTTCCTGATCATGCCGTTGCTGGAGGGCGAGACGGTTCGTGTGAGATGGGAGCGTTCAAGCTCGCGACTTCCGGTAGAGGAAGTGCTGGTCATCATCTCCGACGTGCTGGACGTCCTTGCAAGCGCGCACGCGCGCGGCATCGTTCATCGCGACATCAAGCCTGAAAATCTCTTCATCACCGGTGAGGGAGAATTGCGCGTGCTCGACTTCGGAATCGCGCGGCGCATTGACCGCGACGGCAGCGCAACGATAACCGGGTACACCATCGGGACTCCCGCTTTCATGGCACCCGAGCAAGCCTTGGGAACACGCGTGGCAGTAGGCCCCGCGAGCGATTGTTGGGCGGTCGGTGCCAGCATGTTTTCTCTGTTGTCGGGTGAACTGGTCCACGTTGCCGAAGGGCCACAAGCGCAGCTCGCCGCAGCGGCGACGCGACAGGCTCGATCTTTGGGCGATGTAGCTCCAAACCTTCCGCCCGCGTTGATCCGCTTCGTCGACAGGGCACTCGCATTCGAGCCCAAGGATCGATGGTCGACCGCTGCCGAGATGCGTGAAGCTCTGCAAGCGGTCTTCGAAGTCGTGCTGCGCGAATCGGTGGAGGATGTGGCCAAGCGCGTTCGCACCAAATTCGCCGCGGAGTTGTCCCAACAGACGGCTCCCACGCACCTGTCTCACCTGCGCCGGAAGGTGAACCCTCGGCCTCCGTCGCGGCCTTGGACGCGGTTCCTTCATCCCGACGTTGAGGTGACCGCGGTACTCCCGAAGCTTTTCGGCTCGATCACCCCGACGGCAAGCCGCATCCTCGCAGAGTACGGACTCGGTCAATTTTCAGAGACCGGGTGGTTCATCCCCGATACACGAGCATTCTGGCCGATGGAGCCCTACGTCCTCGCGTTGCACGCGCTCATGGCGGCCGTGGGCCCGATCAGGGCGATGGATATTGGCAAACAGGCCGTCAGCCATGTCACGCTTCCACCGGATCCGATGATGAACAATATCCACGCATTTCTAGCGTCGCTCGATATCGCTTATCACCTCAATCATCGACGTAACGGCCAGCGTCACTTCGATGTAGAGTCAGGCCACATGGTGGACGACATTGGGCATTATCACTATCGCGGCAAGCTCGATTCGGAGCAGTCTGCGGTAATGGAGTGCGAGAATCCGTATCCATGTGATATGGATTTGGGAATTATCTTGGGGTTCGCGCGGCGGTTCGAGCCCCGTGCCGTCGTGGAGCATGCTCCTGGCCCGTGTCGAAACGAGGGGGCGGATAGTTGCGTGTATCACGTGAGTTGGTGGTGA